A stretch of DNA from Bacillota bacterium:
GTCCATCTACAGGTGTTCAACCGCGGCAAGTCGGGGATTCGGATCACATCGGCTTGGCCCGGAGCGCCCGCGGCCGCACTCTGCCGACGTTGCGACGACCATCCGTGTGTTCAGGAA
This window harbors:
- a CDS encoding 4Fe-4S dicluster domain-containing protein produces the protein MSTQLAFDPKLCTECRTCELMCSFVHLQVFNRGKSGIRITSAWPGAPAAALCRRCDDHPCVQE